CATCATTTCCAGAAAACTTCCAAAAGCGCAAAGAAAAAGGCTGACACCCACATTGGGGTCTCAGCCTCTTGTTCAAACAGCGACATCGCTCGTCGTTCGTTTACGGAAGTTCGGTGCCGTCATCAATCATCCTCGCACCATCTACTGACTACTCTTCAGTGGAGAAGGAAAAGATGCAGACATGCTGGTACTTCTCGCCCGGCTCCAGGACGACACTGGGAAACTCAGGCTGATTGATCGAATCGGGAAAGTGCTGTGTCTCAAGGCAGATCGCACTGCGATGAGGATAAACTTTGCCGTCTTTTCCAGTCTGTCCTTTGAGGAAATTCCCCGAGTAGAACTGAACGCCGGGCTGATCTGTTTTGACGGTCAAGACTCGACCGCTCGCTGGATCTTTGAGTTCTGCTGCTTTGCGAGTCTTACCAGCCTCGCCATTGATAACGAGATTGTGATCGTACCCAATTGTCGAAGCTTCATCGTACTCGGTAATTCGCTCACCGATTTTATGTGGCTCACGAAAATCAATTGGAGTTCCTTCGACAGATTCAATCACTCCTGTTGGAATCAAGCCTTCATCGACGGGTGTGTAAGAATCGCAAAAGAGTGTCAATTCGTGATCGAGAACGGTTTCACTCCCCGCACCTGCAAGATTGAAGTACGAGTGATTCGTCAAGTTGATGGGCGTCGCCTGATCGGTGGTCGCTGAGTACCGAATCACGAGATCGTTCTTGTCTTTCTTCAATGTCATTCGGACAACGGAGGAAAGCGTTCCGGGATATCCTTCTTCCCCGTGTGGGCTGACATAACGGAAGACAACTCCCTGCCCCATTTCGTTTTCGAATGGCTTCGCTTTCCAGACAACTTTGTCGAGGCTTCGCTCGACTCCGCCGTGCAGATGGTTCGGCTCGTTGTTGATCGCCAGCGAGTAATCTTTTCCATTCAGAGAGAATTTGCCTTCGGCGATTCGATTGGCCACGCGACCGGCGGTACATCCGAAATACTGGTTGTCTTCGGATTCATACCCAGCGACATCATCAAAACCCAGCACGACGTCGGCGACATTGCCGTCTGAATCTGGAACGAAGATGTTCGTGATCGTCGTCCCGCGAGTTATCACGCGGACTTCCATTCCGTTGTCGTTCTTCAGTGTATAACTCTCGACCGCTTCACCATCTTTCGTCTTCCCGAACGGTTTGGCTTCGGGGACGTCAGAGAGTGCGACAGTCGCAGAAAGCAATGGCCAGACAACTGCCAGTTGAAGGCTGGTTCGCCACATGTGAATAATCTCCGAATCTAAAAACATTTCGATAGAGTTTGATCCGAAGATTATTGAAACCATGCGACCGGTTCCACAAGCGTGTGCCAATCGATTTCACGAAGAGGTCTGATACCGCCTCGCAATCGCAACCAGTCCGAGAACCATTCCGCGCCCAATCGCTCCCGATGCAAACCCGTCGCTCAAGCATACGAACGCGAATAGATAGAGAAAGAGAGTGGCAACTCCCCATCGAGTTCGAAAGATCGCATCACTCGCAAACATTTGAAGAAGTTCTACCGGGATGAGAGCAGCCCATCCGTCAGCTTTCTGGACGACCTTCTCCTCCGCAATTCTCGGAATCCGAGCGTCGTAGCCGAGTTCTTCTCGAACGTCAAAACGTCCGACCTCGTTGCTGAGTGCTCCGAATTCACGATCGGCCAGACGCCGCACAAAGTCGGGATCGCTCCGCAGAGCAGCCTCGACCCGTTTCATGTGCGTGATTTCAGCAGAGCGTCGTGCCTGTTGTTCTTCCAACGCCAGGCACTGCTGTTCAACGCGACAGAACGTGGCCAGCGAGGGAGCGAGAGCGAAAGCCGCATACATCGCGGAAGCAGTCAGAAACGTTCCCCAAAACATCAGCGAACTGATTGTCGAGACGAATCCTTGATCCAACTCAGCAGAGTGACGGTCAGAGACTTCGTTTCGTTCTATTTCCGACATGAGGAATCAGTTCCTCGCAGAGTCTGCGGAAGAGGAACATCTCAAACGCAAGTCTCCGTCAGACATGTTCAGTATTGGGCGCAGCCCCGCCCCGTTTCTTCCAACATTACAAGCATTGCAACACGAAGCAATTGCCTGCTTCGCTGCCATCACAGACTTTGACTACTCGTGGTTTACTGTGCGATCACGACAGCCGGTTTTTCAGGAGAGTTCCCCGCTTGTCGAGCTTCGACTTCGTCTCGGTTCTCGCTGATCTGCTGAGTGAGGGACAAGTAGTCGTTGACGACCTTGCGTCGCAGCTCCTGAACTTTTTCGAGCAGTGAATTCCGTTCGGAATCGTACTTCCGAAGCGTTTCGACCAGACCGTTGAGAACCTCTTCGCTTGCACCGGCAGCAGCGTTGCCGTCACCATTCAATTCGGCCAGTCGCTGATCGAGTGACTCTTCTGAGTTTTGGATCTGCCGCGATGCGATCTCTTCGTTGATCTTCATCGTTTCCAGTTTGGAGTTGGCGATGATGATTGAGCTCTCAAGCTGAGCGATAGCACTTCCCCAGCTTCCGGGGAGAGTTTGACGCAAGTGAACCTTGCCCTGCTGAGGCCATGTCTGAATTTCGCCGGGGTATGGGTTTCTCAACAGTCGACCACCAGAGCGAGCTGCTTTGAGATCGCCGATTTCAAACTCGCCGAGAAAGCGGGATGACTCGCCGGGCTGTGGTTCGACAAATGCGAAGACGGTCGGAGACTGTGAGTCTGGCCCAACACCCAAACCAGCGTTCTGTCCAACTCCGAAATCGAAACGTGGAATTCCGTCGTTCAGAAGCAGTGAACGTGAACCCGGAGCTTGCCAGACTTCGCCCCAGAGGTGCGATTCCTGCTGCAACTCTTCCTCGAGATTGCGGACCGTCAGCCGCATCTCAGCCAACTGCTGTTCGCTGGTTTTCAATTTCTCCTGGCGCTGCTTCACCTCCGCCTGCCACTTGCTGCGAATATCAAGTGCCATCGTAGTGAGAAGGATCGCCGGAATAAGAATGACGACTGCCATCCAAAGGAAGATTTTACCGTACAGATGCATCGCGAGGTTTCCTCGACTTGGCCAGGAACGGCCGAAAACTGGCTCTCGGAGTTGTCGGACCGAATCACTTCAAAGTCTCTGCCGATTGGCAGACACCTGAAACTATCTTCACACACCTCCTGAATTGGTTTTGATGTGAAGATCGGCATGTGAGCCACTTCAGACGATCTCGACCTAAAAAACACCGGGAATGAGGAATTTAGCGGATCGCCAATCTCTTCTAAAAATATCGCCGGTGATGGTCGATCGTCAAGAAGTCTCCTACCGAAGGAGGCCGAACCTTTGAAAAGATCCGGCCTCAGTCCGTCATTATCGTTGCGATACCGCGAAAGGAATCTCTCCGTAGAGCGTCTCGCCATTCCTCACGATGTAGAACTTCAGCGGCCCCATCAGCCGTGACTGGTGCTGATTCAGAACATAGTCAATGTCGTCCCGCTTGACGGTTTCCCACTTGTCGAGACCAACGAGAATGTCACCACGCTGAATTCCTCGTGTCGACGCTGGCCCCTGCGGTCGCAGATCGACAACTTCGAACCCGCCGTTATAGGGTCGTGGGAGAGGAGTTGACGAAGCGACTTTCGAAAGCTTCAGCCCCAGCGTTTGCCAGACAGATTCGTCTTCCTGATTCACGGTCGAAGAAACCATCGGGCGATCTGGCGACTGAGCCCGGTTCGCGATCTGGTTTTGCATCGTCGATCGCTGTCCTGTCAGTGAGCCCACCGACAGTTGCAGGCTTTCTTCTTTCCCGTCGCGGAGGACGACGAGATCAACAGCTTCGCCAGCTCGCTTTCCGAACAGTGAACGTTCGAAATCGGTAGCGTCGACAACATCGACTGATCCGGAACGAATGATGACATCCCCATTCTCAAGGCCGGCAGCACTGGCTGGTGATCCAGGCATCGTCGACTGCACGACGAATTTGCGGTCGCGACCATTCTTGTAATCGATCGCTCGCACGCCGTGATAAGTCTGATGGTGCCGTTCAATGTTGATCAGCCGTGCCACAGTTCGACGAGCATCGTCGATTGGAATGGCGAATCCGATTCGCTGAGCACCCGCCCGAATTGCGACATTGATTCCGATCACATCGCCATCGACGTTGAGCAGCGGTCCTCCACTGTTCCCCGGATTGATGGCAGCATCGATTTGGATCAGGTTTTCGTATGCCTGCTCTTCGTTGACCTCAACGTCGCGAGACTTGTGGCTGACGATTCCGAGCGTCACGGTCGACTCGTAACCGTACGCATTGCCGATCGCAATGACATCTTCACCGAGCATCAAGTCCGACGAAGACCCCATCTGCCCCACGATGAGGCTGGTTCGCGGTTCGATTTTGATGACCGCGAGATCTTTCTGGGCGTCGTAAGCAAGGACGCGTCCTTCGTACTCAGCTCCATCGAATGTCGTCACGCGAAGACGTTCGACATCCTGAACGACGTGATAGTTGGTCACGATGTAACCGCGTTCATCGATAATGATCCCGGAACCCATTCCGTTGATCTTCGATGCTTTTCCGGCAGAAAAGACGACGTCGAGCGACTTTTGTCTTTTCTCGGTGTGAATATTCACACTCGATTGGAGGGCTCGCTGAACAATCCTCGTTCGGTGCGTATTCCGCACTGAAACGAATTCTTCCTCAGCATAAGCTGAGGTGGCAATAGTGACTGTCAGTAAAGCCAACCATGTGTGTAATTGGCGAAAGTGATTCGTCATCTGCGGACCTGTTCCAGGTGGGGTACTGAGTCCATTCTTGGGCGAGATCCCTCTGGCCGACCGAAGCCCACTCCTTTGATCTCCACAACTTGCATGATCGGAATGATCTCCGCTGCCCCTTGAAACCCGACAGACGGCGTCGCAAAACTTACCTAACCGACACTTGTTGATTTGGGTAAACCCTTCGGCATACAGTCCTCCTCTCAGTCACTTTCTCGCTCTTTCTGCCACTCCTCATTCAAGTTGAAAGCCACAAGATGAATCGCCTGAAAAAAATCGAAGAGATGCTGCAAGATTCGCCAGACGATCTCTTTCTCAATTACGCTTATGCAATGGAATTGGCTAAAGAGTCAGAAATCGAAGAGGCACAACGAACTTTCGCCAAAGTTCGAGGGATCAACCCGGACTATGTTCCCGCCTACTTTCAAGAGGCTCAGATGCTCGCAGCCGAAGATCAGACGGGCGAAGCCCGAACTCTGCTGCAAAACGGAATCGAAGTCGCCAAAAAAATCGGAGATTCTCACGCGCTGGGAGAGATGACCGAGTTTCTCGAGAATTTGTGAGTCGCCAACGAGCGAGAACTACGATGAAATTTGCGATCACCGGATTCCCTGCGTTTCCCGGAACCCCCTCCAACCCGACTCAAGATCTCGTCGACACTCTCAATCAAAACACTCCGTTCATCGACGGACACTCGATCGAAGCATTTTTGCTTCCGGTCGAATACAACGGAGTCGAGATCGCCCTGGATCAGATCCTCGAGATGTCCAATCCGGACGTCGTGTTATCGTTTGGAGTCGGAAGACACAGCGAGACATTGCGATTAGAGACCTGTGGCGAAAATCTCGACGATGCTTCCATTCCCGACAATTCCGGCGAGCTCCGTCAGGGAACGCCGATCCGCTCTGACCAAAGCCCGTTTCTATATTGTCCCCATCGTGTCGATCAGCTTCTTGAAAAACTTCAGCAAGCAAACGTTCCTTCCGAATTGAGCAAGGATGCTGGCCGGTACGTGTGCAATCATCTTCTCTTCTACGCCAGCCTGCTCGAGAACTCCGCTCAATCCAATTTCCGGTTTCTGTTTACGCATGTCCCGTCATACGAGAACGGATTTCAACTGGAACAGACGCTGACCGGGCTGCAGATCATGGTCCGCTGGTTTGCCCTACAAGAGAATTAATTCGCCTGCTGCGACTCACATTTGCACCCGGCAATCGATTAAATTGTCTTGAGACCCTTCTCACGTTGACTGCACTCGTCTGGACCGTTCGACACAGTTTTCGTTCTGTTTGCCGCTGGCAAAACACGAAAACTATTCAGAAAAGTGCTTGAATCTGCTCGCGATCTATCCGAATTACGAAACTGCGTCAAAATCGAAGACAACGTTAAGAGGTTGGCGAGAACAAACTCTGCTCGCAGCCTCAGACAAATTCAGAAAAGAGGAAGCTGATGGGAGACGAATCGAAAGCGCAATACTGGATGGGGTTCGATCTCGGCGGAACCAAAATGCTTGCTCAAGTCTACGACGAGAACTGGAAGGTCATCGCGAAAGAACGAAAGCGAACCAAGCCGGGAACATCGGAACGAGCCGGAGTCGACCGGATCATCGACACAATCAACGACGCTCTGAAAAAGGCCGATCTCAAACCGACCGACTTAAAAGGCATCGGCATCGGCTGCCCCGGCCCGATCGATATGGATCGCGGAATCTTGCTCGATCTCCCCAATCTGGGCTGGGAAGCGGTCCCGCTCAAGGATCAAGTCTCAGCCGACCTGAAATGCCCGGTTGCAGTTCTAAACGATGTCGATGCTGGAACTTATGCCGAATATCGAGTCGGCGCTGGTAAAGACGCACGGTGCTTGATCGGCGTTTTCGCGGGAACCGGAATCGGTGGCGGATGTGTTTATCGCGGAGAAATTCTGCGAGGCAAACAGGTTTCGGCGTTCGAAATTGGTCACATCCAGGTGATGTCGAACGGTCCTCGCTGTGGTTGCGGACAACGTGGATGTCTCGAATCCGTAGCAAGCCGATTGGCGATCGCGTCTCAAGCTGCGCGAACTGCTTATCGGGGTGACGCGCCGAATTTGCTTGAACACTCCGGAGTGGACCTCTCCAAGATTCGTAGCGGAGCACTCTCCACCTCCATCTCAAAAGGTGACACAGCAATCGAGGAAATCATCCTCGAAGCAGCAAGATATATCGGAATCGCAGTCGCCAGCGCGATCAACCTCATCGGCCCCGATATCGTTGTGCTGGGAGGAGGACTCGTGGAAGCCATGCCGGATTTGTTCATTCCGCAAGTCTTCAAAGCAGCCAACAAGCGAGTCATGCCTGCCTACCGTGACAGCTTCACAGTTGTCCCTGCCAAGTTGGAAGATGATGCAGGAGTCTTGGGCGCAGCTCTCTGGGCGGAGTATCAGCTTTCCGACGAGAAGTAGGATTAGAGCGAGTTGCTCGTTCCTGTGCACTCGCTTGAACTTTTTCATCGGGCAAAAGGCCGAGTTTGCTCGTTCGAGTGAGTGTCCAATAACTCAGAAAATGCTCAAAGTAAATTCGCCCGCTTCTCAATAGAGTAAGCGGGCGAATTGTTTCTACTGAAGCGATTCGATTAGCCCAGTTTATGCCCCGGATGCGAC
This DNA window, taken from Thalassoglobus sp. JC818, encodes the following:
- a CDS encoding aldose epimerase family protein, with the protein product MWRTSLQLAVVWPLLSATVALSDVPEAKPFGKTKDGEAVESYTLKNDNGMEVRVITRGTTITNIFVPDSDGNVADVVLGFDDVAGYESEDNQYFGCTAGRVANRIAEGKFSLNGKDYSLAINNEPNHLHGGVERSLDKVVWKAKPFENEMGQGVVFRYVSPHGEEGYPGTLSSVVRMTLKKDKNDLVIRYSATTDQATPINLTNHSYFNLAGAGSETVLDHELTLFCDSYTPVDEGLIPTGVIESVEGTPIDFREPHKIGERITEYDEASTIGYDHNLVINGEAGKTRKAAELKDPASGRVLTVKTDQPGVQFYSGNFLKGQTGKDGKVYPHRSAICLETQHFPDSINQPEFPSVVLEPGEKYQHVCIFSFSTEE
- a CDS encoding trypsin-like peptidase domain-containing protein, encoding MTNHFRQLHTWLALLTVTIATSAYAEEEFVSVRNTHRTRIVQRALQSSVNIHTEKRQKSLDVVFSAGKASKINGMGSGIIIDERGYIVTNYHVVQDVERLRVTTFDGAEYEGRVLAYDAQKDLAVIKIEPRTSLIVGQMGSSSDLMLGEDVIAIGNAYGYESTVTLGIVSHKSRDVEVNEEQAYENLIQIDAAINPGNSGGPLLNVDGDVIGINVAIRAGAQRIGFAIPIDDARRTVARLINIERHHQTYHGVRAIDYKNGRDRKFVVQSTMPGSPASAAGLENGDVIIRSGSVDVVDATDFERSLFGKRAGEAVDLVVLRDGKEESLQLSVGSLTGQRSTMQNQIANRAQSPDRPMVSSTVNQEDESVWQTLGLKLSKVASSTPLPRPYNGGFEVVDLRPQGPASTRGIQRGDILVGLDKWETVKRDDIDYVLNQHQSRLMGPLKFYIVRNGETLYGEIPFAVSQR
- a CDS encoding ROK family protein yields the protein MGDESKAQYWMGFDLGGTKMLAQVYDENWKVIAKERKRTKPGTSERAGVDRIIDTINDALKKADLKPTDLKGIGIGCPGPIDMDRGILLDLPNLGWEAVPLKDQVSADLKCPVAVLNDVDAGTYAEYRVGAGKDARCLIGVFAGTGIGGGCVYRGEILRGKQVSAFEIGHIQVMSNGPRCGCGQRGCLESVASRLAIASQAARTAYRGDAPNLLEHSGVDLSKIRSGALSTSISKGDTAIEEIILEAARYIGIAVASAINLIGPDIVVLGGGLVEAMPDLFIPQVFKAANKRVMPAYRDSFTVVPAKLEDDAGVLGAALWAEYQLSDEK